The following are from one region of the Phormidium sp. PBR-2020 genome:
- the ilvB gene encoding biosynthetic-type acetolactate synthase large subunit, which produces MQLQRVAVQRVSGAYALIDSLKRHGVRHIFGYPGGAILPIYDELYRAEAQGGIQHILVRHEQGASHAADGYARATGQVGVCFGTSGPGATNLVTGIATAHMDSIPMVVVTGQVPLDAIGTDAFQETDIFGITLPIVKHSYVVRNPNDMARIVAEAFHIASTGRPGPVLIDVPKDVGLTECDYTPIEPGSLKLPGYRPTVKGNPRQIEQAIALIREANSPLLYVGGGAISASAHGELLELAEHFQIPVTTTLMGKGAFDENHPLSVGMLGMHGTAYANFAVSECDLLIAVGARFDDRVTGKLDEFASRAKVIHIDIDPAEVGKNRAPEVPIVGDVRQVLIDLLRRLKELGVGMESERTRPWLDRINRWRKDYPLEVPQYAELPSPQQVIVELHRQAPNAYYTTDVGQHQMWAAQFLKNGPRRWISSAGLGTMGYGLPAAMGAKVALPEEEVICISGDGSFQMNLQELGTMAQYGINFKTVIINNGWQGMVRQWQETFYGQRYSSSNMEVGMPDVELLCKAYGLKGIKVTHSDQLQDAIAEMLAHDGAVVMDVRVHRTENCYPMVAPGKSNAQMLGLPEQNKLEQAVELIYCPNCNAKNASTNHFCPECGTKL; this is translated from the coding sequence GTGCAATTACAACGAGTCGCAGTGCAACGTGTGAGTGGGGCCTATGCCCTGATAGATAGTTTAAAACGCCATGGTGTTCGGCATATCTTCGGATATCCCGGTGGCGCGATACTCCCTATCTATGATGAGTTATATCGGGCAGAAGCCCAAGGTGGGATTCAACATATCCTGGTGCGCCATGAACAGGGCGCATCTCATGCCGCCGATGGCTACGCCCGGGCAACCGGACAAGTGGGAGTCTGTTTCGGGACCTCGGGCCCAGGTGCAACGAACCTGGTGACGGGGATTGCTACCGCTCACATGGACTCAATTCCCATGGTAGTGGTGACGGGACAGGTTCCTCTCGATGCGATCGGTACGGATGCTTTCCAAGAAACCGATATTTTTGGCATTACTCTGCCGATTGTTAAGCATTCCTATGTGGTGCGCAACCCCAATGATATGGCCAGAATTGTGGCGGAGGCCTTCCATATCGCCAGTACGGGTCGTCCAGGGCCGGTGTTAATCGATGTGCCTAAAGATGTGGGCTTGACGGAATGTGACTACACGCCGATTGAGCCGGGTTCTCTGAAGCTGCCGGGCTATCGGCCCACGGTGAAGGGGAATCCTCGTCAGATTGAACAGGCGATCGCCCTGATTCGCGAGGCTAACTCCCCACTCCTCTACGTCGGTGGTGGCGCCATTTCCGCTAGTGCTCATGGGGAACTGCTCGAACTCGCTGAACATTTCCAAATTCCTGTGACCACGACCCTCATGGGGAAAGGCGCGTTTGATGAGAATCATCCCCTCTCGGTGGGAATGCTGGGAATGCACGGAACCGCCTATGCGAACTTTGCCGTCAGCGAATGTGATCTGTTAATCGCCGTGGGAGCACGATTTGACGATCGCGTGACCGGGAAATTAGATGAGTTCGCCTCTCGCGCCAAGGTCATCCATATTGATATTGACCCCGCCGAAGTGGGTAAAAACCGGGCCCCAGAAGTTCCCATTGTGGGGGATGTGCGCCAAGTTCTCATTGATTTGTTGCGTCGTCTCAAAGAACTCGGCGTCGGGATGGAGTCTGAGCGAACTCGCCCCTGGCTCGATCGCATCAACCGCTGGCGCAAGGATTATCCCTTAGAGGTTCCCCAATATGCCGAGTTACCCTCACCGCAGCAGGTGATTGTGGAGTTGCACCGTCAGGCCCCTAACGCCTATTACACCACCGATGTGGGTCAACATCAGATGTGGGCCGCTCAATTCCTGAAAAATGGTCCCCGTCGTTGGATTTCTAGTGCCGGACTCGGAACGATGGGTTATGGACTGCCGGCGGCTATGGGTGCGAAGGTGGCACTTCCTGAGGAAGAGGTGATTTGTATTAGTGGGGATGGCAGTTTCCAGATGAATCTTCAGGAACTGGGAACTATGGCCCAATACGGCATCAACTTCAAAACCGTGATTATTAATAACGGTTGGCAGGGGATGGTCCGCCAATGGCAAGAAACCTTCTATGGTCAACGCTATTCCTCCTCTAATATGGAGGTGGGGATGCCGGATGTGGAATTACTCTGTAAAGCCTATGGTTTGAAGGGAATTAAGGTCACCCATTCCGATCAACTTCAGGATGCGATCGCCGAAATGCTAGCCCATGACGGGGCAGTGGTCATGGATGTACGGGTTCATCGCACGGAAAACTGTTACCCCATGGTGGCCCCCGGCAAGAGCAATGCTCAAATGCTCGGACTCCCCGAACAGAATAAGTTAGAGCAAGCCGTTGAGCTAATCTACTGCCCCAACTGCAATGCTAAAAACGCCTCAACCAACCACTTCTGTCCTGAATGTGGCACAAAACTCTAA
- a CDS encoding DUF3493 domain-containing protein, translating to MNDQTPQPYSSRPKAAQGLSEEKYQRLVAEAKAPYRGFRLFIYVSLGASGLLGAFVFMARVAAGQNLSSDLPNLALQLGVVALMVWLFRRERR from the coding sequence ATGAATGATCAAACTCCTCAACCCTACTCCTCCCGTCCCAAAGCAGCTCAGGGACTGAGTGAAGAGAAGTATCAACGCTTGGTCGCTGAGGCCAAAGCCCCTTATCGTGGTTTTCGTCTCTTTATCTATGTCAGTTTAGGGGCATCGGGCCTACTTGGAGCCTTCGTTTTTATGGCTCGGGTGGCGGCGGGACAAAATTTGTCGTCTGATCTGCCGAATTTGGCCCTACAACTCGGGGTTGTTGCCTTGATGGTGTGGTTGTTTCGTCGGGAACGTCGATGA
- a CDS encoding glutathione peroxidase translates to MLQDKTGQRVPEVTFRTRQDGEWKDVESKDIFNGRNVIVFALPGAFTPTCSSSHLPGYNQLASTFKASGVDEIVCLSVNDTFVMNEWAKDQECDNVTLIPDGNGDFTEQMGMLVDKADLGFGKRSWRYSMYVKDGVIDKMFIEPEEPGDPFKVSDAETMLGYINPQAKPKHVSLFSKVGCPFCAQAKSLLNDKGWDYEEIVIGRDASTASLKAMTGKTSAPQVFVDGQLVGGSEELEAYLKTA, encoded by the coding sequence ATGTTACAGGACAAAACCGGACAACGAGTCCCCGAAGTCACCTTCCGTACCCGTCAAGATGGTGAATGGAAAGACGTCGAGAGCAAAGACATCTTCAACGGCAGAAACGTGATTGTCTTCGCCCTTCCCGGTGCCTTCACCCCCACCTGTTCTTCCAGCCACCTCCCCGGCTACAACCAGCTTGCCAGCACCTTCAAAGCCAGTGGTGTCGATGAGATTGTCTGTCTATCCGTGAATGACACCTTCGTCATGAACGAATGGGCCAAAGACCAAGAATGTGACAACGTCACCCTGATTCCCGACGGAAATGGCGACTTCACCGAGCAAATGGGAATGCTCGTAGACAAAGCCGATCTCGGGTTCGGCAAACGCTCCTGGCGTTACTCGATGTACGTCAAAGATGGCGTCATCGACAAAATGTTCATCGAACCCGAAGAACCCGGAGACCCCTTCAAAGTCTCCGACGCTGAAACCATGTTGGGCTACATCAACCCCCAAGCCAAGCCCAAACACGTCTCCCTGTTCTCCAAAGTGGGATGCCCCTTCTGCGCCCAAGCCAAATCCCTCCTCAATGATAAAGGCTGGGACTACGAAGAAATCGTCATTGGTCGCGATGCCTCCACCGCTTCCCTCAAAGCCATGACCGGCAAGACATCTGCCCCTCAAGTCTTTGTCGATGGTCAACTGGTGGGAGGTTCCGAAGAACTCGAAGCCTATCTCAAGACGGCATAA
- the gor gene encoding glutathione-disulfide reductase yields the protein MTYDFDLFVIGAGSGGIATARRAAEYGAKVGIAEDDRLGGTCVNRGCVPKKLMVYASHFPEHFHDAVGYGWSAVQSQLDWPKMIKAVNDEVTRLNGIYQRMLDKSEVQVFRESARFVDSHTVQVGDRQVTADKILIAVGGKPVKPNIPGLEHAITSDEMFHLPQQPNHLVVLGGGYIGVEFACILRGLGSEVTVVIRREKILNGFDEDLRDCIQEGMANHGIRILNNTNITSVEKQEDGTLKLNLDSDEGSIIADTITLSATGRKPRLEGLGLENTQVEVKKGAIAVDQYSQTAEPHIFAVGDCTDRVNLTPVAINEGRVFADTHFGGKSRQMSYENIPTAVFSSPEASTVGLTEAEAREQYGDNIKVFRSKFRPMYHTLGGREERTLMKLVVDSQSDRVLGAHMVGESAAEIIQGVAIAVKMGATKADFDATVGIHPSSAEEFVTMR from the coding sequence ATGACATACGACTTTGACTTATTTGTGATTGGGGCCGGTTCTGGGGGCATCGCCACCGCTCGCCGTGCAGCAGAATATGGAGCGAAGGTGGGGATTGCTGAAGATGATCGCCTAGGGGGAACCTGTGTCAACCGGGGCTGTGTTCCCAAAAAGCTCATGGTTTACGCCTCCCACTTCCCAGAGCATTTCCATGATGCCGTGGGATATGGTTGGAGTGCGGTGCAGAGTCAACTGGACTGGCCGAAAATGATTAAGGCCGTCAACGATGAGGTGACTCGTCTCAATGGCATCTATCAGCGAATGCTGGATAAGTCCGAGGTGCAGGTCTTTCGGGAGTCGGCGCGGTTTGTGGACTCTCATACCGTCCAAGTGGGCGATCGCCAAGTCACGGCCGACAAAATCCTGATTGCCGTCGGCGGAAAACCGGTTAAACCCAACATTCCCGGCTTAGAACACGCCATCACCTCCGATGAGATGTTCCATCTTCCCCAACAGCCGAACCATTTAGTGGTTCTCGGTGGCGGCTATATCGGGGTTGAGTTTGCCTGTATCCTGCGAGGCTTAGGATCTGAAGTGACAGTGGTGATTCGCCGCGAGAAGATTCTCAACGGCTTTGATGAGGATCTGCGCGATTGTATTCAAGAGGGAATGGCCAACCATGGCATTCGCATCCTCAACAACACCAACATTACCTCCGTGGAGAAACAGGAGGATGGAACCTTGAAACTGAATTTAGACAGTGATGAGGGTAGTATTATCGCCGATACCATCACCCTCTCCGCCACCGGCCGCAAACCCCGTTTAGAGGGATTAGGGTTAGAGAATACCCAGGTTGAGGTGAAGAAGGGGGCGATCGCCGTCGATCAGTATAGTCAAACCGCCGAACCTCATATCTTCGCGGTCGGGGACTGCACCGATCGCGTCAACCTGACCCCAGTGGCCATCAACGAGGGTCGTGTCTTTGCCGATACCCACTTTGGCGGCAAATCGCGGCAAATGAGTTATGAGAACATCCCCACAGCCGTGTTCTCCTCCCCCGAAGCTTCTACCGTTGGCTTAACCGAAGCCGAGGCCCGGGAGCAGTATGGGGATAACATCAAAGTTTTCCGTTCCAAGTTCCGGCCCATGTATCATACCTTAGGGGGACGAGAAGAACGGACGCTCATGAAACTGGTAGTTGATAGCCAGAGCGATCGCGTGCTTGGGGCCCATATGGTGGGAGAAAGTGCCGCTGAGATTATTCAAGGGGTAGCGATCGCCGTCAAAATGGGAGCCACCAAAGCTGATTTTGATGCCACCGTGGGCATTCACCCCAGTTCTGCCGAAGAATTTGTCACCATGCGTTAA